A segment of the Yersinia rochesterensis genome:
TCGTCAGCAGTATTTGCATTAAAGATATCGCTCAGGCGTTATCACATGAATGCCGCTTTGCCGGTCACCTGCCTAATTTCTACTCTGTAGCCCAGCACTGCTGGTTAATAAGCCAGATTGTACCTAAAGAGTTCGCCCTTGAAGCCCTGCTGCACGATGCAACCGAGGCTTATTGCAAAGATATCCCCTCACCTCTTAAGCGGCTACTACCTGATTACCAAGCAATTGAGTTGCGGGTTGATATCGTCGTTCGTGAAGCATTTGGCTTACCCGCTGAAATGTCAGAAGTTGTTCACTACTGCGATCTTGTCATGTTGGCTACTGAACGGCAGGAGCTGGAAATCAATGATGATAAAGAGTGGCCAATGTTGGCCGGTATTCCCCCTGCAGAAATGGCAATAGTGCCAATGTCTTCACGGGATGCGCGGATCGCTTTCTTGGCGCGTTTCAATGAACTAACCGGGGCCATAGCATCATGATGTACGGCCTGTTTCTACTCGTCTGTTACACATTCCAACCGTGCCAGTACGAGCCGCAAGGCTACGTCTATCCGGATGATAAGAACTGTATAGCCGACATCCAGCAGCAAGGTCTACCACCCGAATATGAATGCTTACCTGTAGATAGCGTTCTCTATGCGAG
Coding sequences within it:
- a CDS encoding HD family hydrolase codes for the protein MSYITTYSGLEFNYLKPVVSSICIKDIAQALSHECRFAGHLPNFYSVAQHCWLISQIVPKEFALEALLHDATEAYCKDIPSPLKRLLPDYQAIELRVDIVVREAFGLPAEMSEVVHYCDLVMLATERQELEINDDKEWPMLAGIPPAEMAIVPMSSRDARIAFLARFNELTGAIAS